ATAGAAAATGAACTAAAAAAGTTAGTTTAGAGATTTTTATGGACTCAATTGAAATTACTGGTATTCGTTGCTACGGTTACACTGGTTATTTACCGGAAGAACAAGTTTTAGGGCAATGGTTTGAGGTTGATGTTACTTTGTGGTTAGATTTAACTCAGGCGGGAAAAAGTGATGCTATTACCGATACTTTGGATTATCGCACCACAATTGAAAGAGTAAAAAATTTGGTGAAAA
The genomic region above belongs to Phormidium ambiguum IAM M-71 and contains:
- the folB gene encoding dihydroneopterin aldolase; this translates as MDSIEITGIRCYGYTGYLPEEQVLGQWFEVDVTLWLDLTQAGKSDAITDTLDYRTTIERVKNLVKTSKFALVERLAEAIASSILESAKVSQVRVRLTKPAAPIPEFGGKITIDITRVKQN